The proteins below are encoded in one region of Triticum aestivum cultivar Chinese Spring chromosome 1B, IWGSC CS RefSeq v2.1, whole genome shotgun sequence:
- the LOC123097768 gene encoding uncharacterized protein, with protein MTSNTDKEKVDAMPMPDSKRMKAAVVVPGLRATVAEDSMTEVLLRLPVRSVARCRAVCRSWAALLSSDEFCALYRAVAGLASPAPKLLHFSPTAGFDATAAYARPLSPSPGPTDDDERLFTLNYARGNRVEVLTPAPCHGLTLLYDAIARAYYVCNAATRAVARLPPSDEAAPAHWRSCSTGLGFDARTRVHKVVRLVRGAYPPRGPRQETIRCEVHTPGAAGGDRCWRPPASGGVPFGLRRAAASAVANADEQRLAPVFAGGYLHWLIEPHNVFSRPRCAIVLFSVAEETFGCVREPYFPPPDVRPNHHLPFPGGIVAMPRPEAPAGHLAAMDDRLCLVRDLRGDPYNSALEIWRLLDYTSGEWSLDHWIDLSSHPARRELRDPQTVRVIGFVGNGGGPGEKKMVITTCKHKVLEKFEKKVLTYDLGSQALETILTTTAMDTNTSWNGYGKPPPSRFSIFEEECIAPVHKTGEEMALSSAPAKAAREILLRLPAKSVVQCKVVCKQWLGLIESESFFQAYSEYRNMGRRPKLMLVGKGAGGQSAFGFAPFYPWLGAGESPAASGHGGTLLDEKVVCSKPCRGMNLVSTATRDYLYKPGHRLPQILPQYQNPEDARRGRRQERRPDLRPAVAPARAGGDRVPRQGLQLPPLLRGERDPAVRQLRAPLPGLRAGAAAPAGGGRRAAGLRRRGAVLDERPAAGAEPRAGRRLVRRGHQGVRRRALPSVHCGVERHHQPSPRVRGGARGSAARRPSGPGGEQPGRVEAGARRRVGQGVRDTFGRCAAGVRPRGERRGAAGRGPGRREGRAERREEDRAV; from the coding sequence ATGACGAGTAACACCGACAAGGAAAAGGTCGATGCCATGCCGATGCCGGACAGCAAGCGTATGAAGGCGGCCGTAGTCGTGCCCGGCCTCAGGGCGACGGTGGCGGAGGACAGCATGACGGAGGTGCTGCTGCGGCTCCCCGTCAGGTCCGTGGCCAGGTGCCGCGCCGTCTGCCGCTCCTGGGCCGCGCTGCTCTCCTCGGACGAGTTCTGCGCCCTCTACCGTGCGGTCGCCGGCCTGGCGTCGCCAGCGCCCAAGCTGCTGCACTTCTCCCCCACCGCGGGGTTCGACGCCACGGCGGCCTACGCGCGCCCGCTGTCGCCGTCGCCGGGCCCTACGGACGACGACGAGCGGCTGTTCACCCTCAACTACGCCCGCGGCAACCGCGTGGAGGTGCTCACGCCCGCGCCGTGCCACGGCCTCACCCTGCTTTACGACGCCATCGCGAGGGCCTACTACGTCTGCAACGCGGCCACGCGGGCCGTCGCGCGCCTGCCGCCGTCGGACGAGGCGGCGCCGGCACACTGGCGCAGCTGCAGCACCGGGCTGGGGTTTGACGCCCGGACGCGGGTGCACAAGGTGGTGAGGCTGGTCAGAGGGGCGTACCCGCCCCGCGGGCCGCGGCAGGAGACGATCAGGTGCGAGGTGCACACGCCTGGAGCAGCCGGCGGTGACCGCTGCTGGAGGCCGCCCGCCTCCGGAGGggtgcccttcgggctgcgcaggGCCGCGGCCTCCGCCGTCGCCAACGCCGACGAGCAGAGGCTGGCGCCCGTGTTCGCCGGCGGGTACCTGCACTGGTTGATCGAGCCTCACAACGTCTTCAGCAGGCCGAGGTGCGCCATCGTGCTCTTCTCCGTCGCCGAAGAGACCTTCGGATGCGTCCGGGAGCCCTACTTCCCTCCACCAGATGTTCGGCCGAATCACCACCTCCCGTTTCCCGGAGGTATCGTCGCCATGCCCCGTCCCGAGGCGCCGGCGGGGCACCTGGCGGCGATGGACGACCGGCTGTGCCTGGTCCGGGACCTCCGCGGCGATCCTTACAACAGCGCTCTCGAGATCTGGCGGCTGCTTGACTACACCTCCGGCGAGTGGTCCCTCGACCACTGGATCGACCTATCATCGCACCCCGCGAGGAGAGAGCTACGCGACCCGCAGACCGTGAGAGTCATCGGCTTCGTCGGCAATGGCGGCGGGCCAGGGGAGAAGAAGATGGTCATCACCACCTGCAAGCACAAGGTGCTCGAGAAGTTCGAGAAGAAGGTGCTCACCTACGACCTCGGGTCCCAAGCTCTGGAGACCATCCTCACAACCACAGCCATGGATACGAACACGTCGTGGAACGGATACGGCAAGCCACCTCCTTCAAGGTTCAGCATATTTGAAGAAGAGTGCATTGCGCCGGTGCACAAGACGGGGGAGGAGATGGCGCTGTCGTCTGCTCCGGCGAAGGCGGCGAGAGAGATCCTGCTCCGCCTCCCGGCGAAATCGGTGGTGCAGTGCAAGGTGGTCTGCAAGCAGTGGCTCGGGCTGATCGAGAGCGAGAGCTTCTTCCAGGCCTACTCTGAATACAGGAACATGGGCAGAAGGCCGAAGCTCATGCTCGTGGGCAAGGGCGCCGGCGGGCAGTCGGCCTTCGGCTTCGCCCCCTTCTATCCATGGCTCGGAGCCGGAGAATCTCCGGCGGCTTCTGGCCATGGCGGCACGTTGCTTGACGAGAAGGTGGTCTGCTCCAAGCCCTGCCGCGGGATGAACCTGGTGAGCACGGCGACGCGCGACTACCTCTACAAACCCGGCCACCGGCTTCCACAAATCCTACCCCAATACCAGAATCCCGAGGATGCACGAAGAGGTCGCCGGCAGGAGCGTCGGCCTGACCTTCGACCCGCTGTCGCGCCAGCACGCGCTGGTGGAGATCGTGTACCGCGCCAGGGACTTCAGCTCCCGCCGTTACTTCGCGGTGAGCGCGATCCTGCGGTGCGGCAACTACGGGCACCACTCCCGGGACTACGTGctggcgccgccgcccctgccggtGGCGGACGACGCGCCGCCGGCCTGCGTCGGCGGGGTGCTGTACTGGATGAGCGACCCGCGGCTGGGGCGGAGCCGCGAGCGGGCCGTCGTCTCGTTCGACGTGGCCACCAGGGCGTTCGACGTCGTGCCCTGCCCTCCGTGCATTGCGGCGTGGAGCGGCATCACCAGCCCTCGCCGCGCGTCCGTGGCGGAGCTCGGGGGAGCGCTGCACGCCGTCCTAGCGGACCCGGCGGCGAACAGCCTGGACGTGTGGAGGCTGGAGCGCGGCGGCGGGTGGGGCAGGGCGTGCGTGATACGTTTGGACGGTGCGCCGCCGGGGTACGACCTCGGGGCGAACGACGTGGTGCCGCTGGCCGTGGACCCGGACGACGGGAGGGTCGTGCTGAGCGCCGGGAGGAGGATCGGGCTGTATGA
- the LOC123144048 gene encoding U4/U6 small nuclear ribonucleoprotein Prp31 homolog has product MASLADSFLADLDELSDNEAYPEEDNAEAVGMDEDGDDDMPDLESLNYDDLDSVSKLQKTQRYSDIMQKVEGALEKDTYLSNQGFILEEDPEYQLIVDCNALSVDIENELIIIHNFIRDKYRLKFPELESLVHHPIDYARVVKKIANEVDITLVDLEGLLPSAVIMVVSVTASTTSGKPLSQENLVKTIEACDRALNLDAAKKKVLDFVEGKMGYIAPNLSAIVGSAVAAKLMGIAGGLGALAKMPACNVQLLGAKKKNLAGFSSATSQFRVGYLEQAEVFQSTPPALRTRACRVIAAKATLAARIDSTRGDPTGKAGRNLLEEIRKKIEKWQEPPPAKLPKPLPVPDSEPKKKRGGRRLRKMKERYAVTDMMKLANRMQFGIPEESSLGDGLGEGYGMLGQAGSGKLRVSAAQNKLAAKVAKKFKERSYGSGGATSGLTSSLAFTPVQGIELSNPHAQGNLLGSGTQSTYFSETGTFSRIHNRP; this is encoded by the exons ATG GCAAGCCTTGCTGATTCTTTCTTGGCTGATCTTGATGAACTTTCAGACAATGAAGCCTACCCT GAAGAAGACAATGCTGAGGCAGTGGGTATGGATGAGGATGGTGACGATGATATGCCTGATCTTGAGTCTCTTAATTATGATGATCTTGACAGCGTCTCGAAACTGCAGAAGACACAACGTTATTCTGACATAATGCAA AAAGTTGAAGGAGCACTTGAGAAAGACACATATTTGTCTAATCAAGGTTTCATCCTGGAGGAGGATCCAGAGTACCAGCTTATTGTAGATTGCAATGCCTTATCAGTAGATATTGAGAATGAGCTCATTATAATACATAATTTCATCCGTGACAAGTATAGGCTGAAGTTTCCTGAACTGGAATCCCTTGTTCATCATCCGATTGATTATGCCCGTGTTGTTAAGAAGATTGCAAATGAGGTGGATATAACACTAGTAGATCTGGAAGGGCTCTTGCCTTCTGCAGTTATAATGGTTGTCTCTGTGACAGCATCGACAACTAGTGGGAAGCCTCTTTCTCAGGAGAATTTGGTAAAAACCATTGAAGCATGTGACAGAGCCCTTAATCTtgatgctgcaaagaagaaggtgCTTGATTTTGTAGAGGGTAAAATGGGTTACATCGCACCAAACCTATCTGCAATTGTTGGCAGTGCTGTTGCTGCAAAATTGATGGGAATTGCTGGTGGTTTGGGAGCACTTGCAAAAATGCCTGCTTGCAATGTTCAGCTACTTGGAGCAAAGAAGAAAAATCTTGCTGGATTTTCTAGTGCCACATCTCAGTTTCGTGTTGGCTATCTTGAACAAGCCGAAGTATTTCAGAGCACCCCTCCAGCTCTGAGGACCCGTGCTTGCAGGGTTATAGCTGCAAAGGCAACTCTAGCAGCAAGAATTGATTCAACTAGAGGTGATCCAACTGGAAAAGCTGGCCGCAACTTGTTAGAAGAAATTCGCAAGAAGATCGAGAAGTGGCAAGAACCACCTCCTGCAAAGCTTCCAAAACCACTTCCTGTTCCAGATTCCGAGCCTAAAAAGAAGAGAGGTGGTCGCCGCCTTCGAAAAATGAAAGAAAG ATATGCGGTGACTGATATGATGAAGCTTGCAAACCGAATGCAGTTTGGCATACCAGAGGAGAGCTCATTAG GTGATGGTTTGGGGGAAGGTTATGGAATGCTTGGGCAGGCCGGAAGTGGGAAACTACGTGTCTCAGCTGCGCAAAACAAACTTGCTGCTAAAGTGGCCAAGAA ATTCAAGGAGAGGAGTTATGGTAGTGGCGGTGCAACATCTGGACTGACATCTAGTTTGGCCTTTACACCAGTTCAG GGAATAGAGCTGTCAAACCCACATGCCCAGGGGAACCTTCTTGGAAGTGGAACCCAGAGCACGTATTTCTCCGAGACGGGCACATTTTCTCGGATCCACAATAGGCCATGA